The genomic region TCGCCGAACTGCTGCGCGGTGTGGGCTTCCAGGTGACGCTGGCCGGCGCGCGGGTCTTCCACAACGCGGGCCTCGGCCCGCCGCAGGACCACCTGGCGCTGCTGGTGACTGACGAGGACGGCGTGGTCTGGCTCTCCGACGTCGGCTTCGGCCGCTTCGCGCTCTCCCCGCTGCGCTGGACCGCCCGCGAGCCGCAACAGGACGCGACCGGCACCTTCCGCCTGGTGGACACCCCCGACGGCGAGGTCGAGGTCTGGCACGGCGAGACGGGCGCCTACCGGGTCGACCCCAGGCCGCTGGCGCTGAGCGACTTCGAGCCGATGTGCTGGTGGCACCAGAGCTCCCCCAAGTCCCACTTCACCCGCAACCTGACCTGCTCCCTGCCGGTCGGCGACGGCGCGGACCGGGTCACGCTGTCCGGGCACACGCTGATCCGGACCGAGGGCGGAGCGCGGACCGAGCAGCGGATCGAGCGGTCGGAGCTGCTCGCGGCCTACCGGAAGTGGTTCGGCATCGAACTGGACCAGCTGCCCACCCAGCCGGCAGCGGGGTGATCAACTGACCCGCGCGGAGCGGAACTTCAGGCGCTCGGTGGCCTGGCCGCCCGCGTTGAGGCGGTAGGCGGCACTCGTAGCTGAACTCGCTCTCCGCGGCGGAGGCGGCGAGCGCCGCGGCCAGGCCGACGGCTCAGGTCGCACCCGGGTTCCCCGCCGCGGAGGCGTTGCC from Crossiella sp. CA-258035 harbors:
- a CDS encoding arylamine N-acetyltransferase; this encodes MDTTTRQAYLARIGAEHPAAPTAAALADLQRRHLRTVPFENLGIHLPGTLTLDPAALAEKIITHRRGGFCFELNGLFAELLRGVGFQVTLAGARVFHNAGLGPPQDHLALLVTDEDGVVWLSDVGFGRFALSPLRWTAREPQQDATGTFRLVDTPDGEVEVWHGETGAYRVDPRPLALSDFEPMCWWHQSSPKSHFTRNLTCSLPVGDGADRVTLSGHTLIRTEGGARTEQRIERSELLAAYRKWFGIELDQLPTQPAAG